The Archangium primigenium genomic interval CCAGCGTGGCGTCCAGGAAGAGATCGTAGCGCTCGTGGAAGCGCGCCGTGCTCCGGGCCGCCTGGTGGATGACCTCGCGCGAGTACTGCAGCTCGGCGGCGGAGAGCACGTCCCCCAGCTGTCCGAGCACCCACGTGGTGGGCTCCACCTCGTCCGGCGTCACCGCCCTGCCCCGCCTCTGGCCCACGGCCTTGAGCTCGAGCGACACGTTGGCCGCGACGGTGACGAAGTAGGCCCGCACCAGCTCGTCCTTGGGAAAGCGCGGGGCGTCCTCGGTGAGCTCGTGGCCCAGCTCCCGGCACAGCCGCGCCGCGTCCTCGACGGCGGCCACGCACTCGGGCGCCACCTTCTGGCCGAAGAGCGAGGCGGTGGAGAAGGCGATGCGCAGGCGGCCGGGCTCCGCGCCCACCTCCTGGAGGAAGGGCCGGGCCACGGGCGGCGCCGTGTAGGGGGCGCCCGCCTCCGGACCGTGCGTGGCGTCCAGCATGGCGGCGCTGTCCCGCACGCTCCGCGTCAGCACGTGCCGCTGCACGAAGCCGCCCCAGGACTCCAGGGTGTCCGGCCCCACGGGGTTGCGGCCCCGCGTGGGCTTGAAGCCGAAGAGGCCACAGGCGGACGCAGGGATGCGGATGGAGCCGCCCCCGTCTCCGGCGTGGGCCATGGGCACCACGCGCGTGGCCACGCACACCGCCGAGCCGCCGCTGGAGCCCCCGGGCGTGTGCTCCGGATTCCAGGGATTGCGCGTGGCGCCGCGCAGCGCGGTCTCGGTGACGCCGAGGATGCCGAACTCGGGCGTGGTCGTCTTGGCGACGATGACGACGCCCGCGCGGCGAAAGCGCGCCATCAGCTCCGAGTCGTGGTCGGGCACGAAGCCCTCCAGCGAGCGGCTGCCCGCCGAGTAGGGCGCGTCCGCCAGGTAGCCATCCAGGTCCTTCACCAGGAAGGGCACGCCGGTGAAGGGACCCTGGGCGAGCGGACCCTTCGCCGTGGCGCGGGCCTGCTCGTACAGGCGGTGCGCCACGGGGTTGAGCCGG includes:
- a CDS encoding amidase, which gives rise to MAIQGYETLDATDLAGLVRDKQVHPSELVEEVITRLESIHPRLNPVAHRLYEQARATAKGPLAQGPFTGVPFLVKDLDGYLADAPYSAGSRSLEGFVPDHDSELMARFRRAGVVIVAKTTTPEFGILGVTETALRGATRNPWNPEHTPGGSSGGSAVCVATRVVPMAHAGDGGGSIRIPASACGLFGFKPTRGRNPVGPDTLESWGGFVQRHVLTRSVRDSAAMLDATHGPEAGAPYTAPPVARPFLQEVGAEPGRLRIAFSTASLFGQKVAPECVAAVEDAARLCRELGHELTEDAPRFPKDELVRAYFVTVAANVSLELKAVGQRRGRAVTPDEVEPTTWVLGQLGDVLSAAELQYSREVIHQAARSTARFHERYDLFLDATLAHPPARVGELAPKPTDLLAMAALRRMPLKPLFLKLIDELGRHALERTPNTQLFNMTGQPAMSVPLSWSPAGLPIGVQFAGRMGDEATLFRLAAQLEQARPWKNRLPGVMSRA